From Paenibacillus polymyxa, the proteins below share one genomic window:
- a CDS encoding helix-turn-helix domain-containing protein, whose protein sequence is MLTVESISDLHELLGYNKPKHPLITAMNFENANPSETMFNTDVMLNFYVISLKSGTQCDFKYGRKNYDFREGSLVFTAPGQIMISEGNYTPEYSDGWMLCVHPDMIRGTTLWSKISEYSFFEYEANEALQLSEQERETIERIVKNIEDEYSKNIDLYTKELVVSNLELLLNYAKRFYGRQFITRTVVYKDAVTKFEELLNEQCTVDIIEKSGTPSVKGLAQAMGYSPNYLSDMLKKETGRTAQDFIKSRVLELAENLLLTTKEPIHQIAEKLGFEQPSSFTKFIKTHLGLSPMDFRRQHLV, encoded by the coding sequence ATGTTAACGGTTGAATCAATATCTGACTTACATGAATTACTCGGATACAATAAACCTAAACATCCATTAATTACTGCGATGAATTTTGAAAATGCTAATCCATCGGAAACCATGTTTAACACTGACGTCATGTTGAATTTTTATGTGATATCTCTAAAAAGTGGTACTCAATGTGATTTTAAATACGGCAGAAAAAACTATGATTTTCGTGAAGGCAGCCTTGTTTTCACAGCTCCTGGTCAAATCATGATTTCTGAGGGCAATTATACACCTGAATATTCGGATGGCTGGATGCTTTGTGTTCATCCTGACATGATCAGAGGAACCACACTATGGTCAAAAATATCCGAGTACAGCTTTTTTGAATACGAAGCAAATGAAGCCTTGCAGCTCTCTGAACAAGAGAGAGAGACGATTGAACGTATAGTGAAGAACATTGAAGATGAATACAGTAAAAATATAGACCTTTACACGAAAGAACTCGTTGTGTCCAATTTAGAATTACTCTTAAACTACGCTAAACGCTTTTATGGCAGGCAATTTATCACTAGAACAGTGGTTTATAAAGACGCCGTCACCAAGTTCGAAGAGCTTTTAAATGAACAGTGTACAGTGGATATTATTGAAAAATCAGGTACACCAAGTGTAAAAGGCCTTGCTCAAGCAATGGGGTATTCACCTAATTATCTTTCGGACATGCTAAAAAAAGAAACCGGTAGAACAGCTCAGGATTTTATCAAATCCAGGGTGCTGGAACTTGCAGAAAACTTGCTTTTAACGACTAAAGAGCCTATTCATCAAATTGCTGAGAAGCTTGGATTTGAACAGCCTTCTAGCTTCACAAAATTTATAAAAACGCACTTAGGTTTGAGTCCAATGGATTTCAGAAGGCAGCATTTGGTATGA
- a CDS encoding DNA polymerase IV gives MTKTTERTILLADCQSFYASVEKASYPEYKNKPLAVAGDPARRSGIILAACPMAKSFGVSTAERLGEALKKCPELVIVRPRMKHYIDVSLAITDIYKEYTDLVEVFSIDEQFLDISGSFKIFGDSLTVAREIQKKVLLQTGVWVRIGISSNKVLAKSATDIWAKKIKSGIFTLPKTELEQLLWPQPVNKMFGVGSRMSSHFERLGMTTIGDIARTSLPDLKSKFRARFGKQSDIQAEVMWKTANGLDESPVAPYTFSSPQKSISHMITLPQDYLEPNEVETILLELSEEVCRDSRRKGCMGSVVTVSCTCSPYEAPTGFSRQMKLTDPTNNTNKVYNAAKKIFYNFWNGMPIRRLGVTLSGLVDDQTYQLSFFEDHERIRSLEEATDKIKERYGSAAIVRASSLTQAGQALERSLKIGGIINK, from the coding sequence ATGACTAAAACAACTGAGCGGACAATTCTTTTGGCGGATTGCCAGTCTTTTTATGCGAGTGTAGAAAAAGCTTCCTACCCAGAGTATAAAAATAAACCGCTTGCGGTAGCAGGCGATCCTGCACGCAGGTCTGGAATTATTTTAGCAGCATGTCCTATGGCTAAAAGTTTCGGGGTGTCTACAGCAGAACGGCTCGGTGAAGCCCTCAAGAAGTGTCCTGAGCTTGTGATCGTCCGTCCCCGTATGAAACACTATATCGATGTCTCTTTAGCAATTACGGATATATACAAGGAATACACCGACCTGGTAGAGGTGTTTAGTATCGATGAGCAGTTTCTGGACATTTCGGGTAGTTTTAAAATTTTTGGAGATTCTTTAACCGTTGCAAGAGAAATTCAAAAGAAGGTTCTTTTACAAACCGGGGTTTGGGTACGAATAGGAATCAGTTCCAATAAGGTTCTTGCCAAAAGCGCAACCGATATTTGGGCTAAAAAAATTAAAAGCGGTATATTCACGTTGCCCAAGACAGAATTAGAGCAGCTGCTCTGGCCACAGCCAGTTAATAAAATGTTTGGGGTAGGTTCGCGGATGTCGTCCCATTTTGAGCGGCTTGGTATGACAACCATTGGTGATATCGCTAGAACGTCTCTACCAGACCTTAAGTCTAAATTTCGCGCTCGTTTTGGAAAACAGTCGGATATACAGGCGGAGGTCATGTGGAAAACAGCCAATGGTCTAGATGAGAGTCCTGTAGCTCCGTATACCTTCAGTTCTCCACAAAAGTCGATAAGTCATATGATAACCCTACCCCAAGATTATTTGGAACCAAATGAAGTAGAGACCATCCTGCTTGAACTCTCGGAAGAAGTTTGTCGAGACAGTCGTCGTAAGGGGTGCATGGGCTCTGTCGTGACCGTTAGTTGTACATGTAGCCCATATGAGGCTCCCACCGGATTTTCCAGGCAAATGAAGCTTACAGATCCGACTAACAATACGAATAAAGTGTACAACGCAGCAAAAAAAATATTTTATAATTTTTGGAACGGTATGCCGATACGACGCTTAGGTGTCACTTTAAGTGGGTTGGTTGACGACCAAACTTATCAACTTTCCTTCTTTGAGGATCATGAGCGTATCCGCTCCTTGGAAGAAGCAACAGATAAAATTAAAGAACGCTATGGTAGCGCAGCTATCGTAAGAGCGTCCTCTTTGACCCAAGCTGGTCAGGCACTGGAGAGATCCCTAAAAATCGGGGGCATTATAAATAAATGA
- a CDS encoding SDR family NAD(P)-dependent oxidoreductase, translating to MITKIILITGATDGIGKVAAKTMAKQGHTVIIHGRNQNKAQRPLMYFHHCS from the coding sequence ATGATTACAAAAATCATCCTTATTACTGGAGCTACTGATGGAATCGGAAAAGTTGCGGCGAAAACCATGGCAAAGCAGGGACACACTGTGATCATTCATGGACGGAATCAAAACAAAGCACAGAGACCCTTAATGTATTTTCACCATTGCTCTTAA
- a CDS encoding NAD(P)-dependent alcohol dehydrogenase: MCKVHALSVLSANAPFERTMIERRELRPDDVLIDIKYSGVCHTDVHMVHNDGGYSQFPMVPGHEMTGIVEAVGTEVTKFVVGDQVGVGPLVNSCGECENCLRGENMFCKKGMVMMYNSVDYDGNITYGSYSQKIVVKQNYVLQIPDSLGLDVASPLLCAGATAYYPLKHWGVGPGKKVAIVGIGGIGHLAIKYAHALGAEVTALSQTMDKKSDALSFGADHYYATNDPDTFSTLASQFDVIFNTTSASLNLDAYVSMLNINGTFVIIGDPGKSNQFNTLSLLMGRRRIAATPGGDLLETQEMLDFSAEHGIVPEIEVIHTNQINEAFERLIRNDVRYRFVIDTSTF, encoded by the coding sequence ATGTGTAAAGTTCATGCATTGAGTGTTCTCAGTGCGAATGCGCCATTTGAACGGACGATGATTGAACGGAGGGAACTGCGCCCAGATGATGTTCTAATCGATATTAAGTATAGTGGTGTATGCCACACCGATGTTCATATGGTCCATAATGATGGAGGTTACTCTCAATTCCCAATGGTTCCCGGTCATGAAATGACAGGAATTGTAGAAGCGGTTGGAACGGAAGTAACTAAGTTTGTAGTGGGTGACCAGGTTGGAGTAGGGCCTCTCGTGAACTCTTGTGGAGAGTGCGAGAATTGCCTACGTGGTGAGAATATGTTCTGTAAAAAGGGCATGGTCATGATGTATAATTCCGTAGACTACGATGGAAATATTACTTACGGTAGTTACAGTCAAAAAATTGTAGTGAAGCAAAATTACGTACTTCAGATCCCAGATAGTTTGGGCTTAGATGTTGCCAGTCCACTACTCTGTGCAGGAGCTACGGCTTACTATCCTTTGAAACATTGGGGAGTAGGTCCAGGCAAAAAAGTCGCTATCGTCGGTATTGGAGGTATCGGCCACCTAGCTATCAAATATGCCCATGCATTAGGAGCTGAAGTTACGGCCTTGAGTCAGACAATGGATAAGAAAAGCGATGCGCTAAGTTTTGGCGCCGATCATTACTATGCAACGAACGATCCTGACACATTCTCGACGCTAGCTAGTCAATTTGATGTGATTTTCAACACGACCTCTGCAAGTCTTAATTTAGATGCTTACGTATCCATGCTTAATATAAATGGTACGTTTGTTATCATTGGTGATCCCGGTAAGTCGAACCAATTTAATACGCTCAGTTTGCTTATGGGTCGTCGCAGAATTGCAGCAACGCCTGGAGGCGATCTTCTTGAAACCCAAGAAATGCTTGATTTCTCCGCAGAGCATGGTATTGTCCCTGAAATTGAGGTAATTCACACCAATCAAATCAACGAAGCTTTTGAGCGACTTATCCGAAATGATGTGCGATATCGATTTGTTATTGATACATCTACCTTTTAA
- a CDS encoding YitT family protein gives MRKTYESIVNNGALRQIAVMLLGTCILAFTYYHINAQNHLSEGGFAGLALLGHYAFGISPAWSMLMLDVPVILLAWVLKGKRFMMLALIGAVAFSLFYAGFEKYSTLVIDLHGNLLIAALLCGVLTGLGAGIVLRFGGATGGDDILSLLVSEWRGWKIGNVFIVSDIIVLGLSLLYLPVKETMFTILAVWLAGKIITWTTTFQLHRPVKKVLPAAIPAKKVVAKTVPVVHSLRQ, from the coding sequence ATGAGGAAAACTTACGAATCTATCGTGAACAATGGAGCACTGAGACAGATTGCTGTCATGTTGCTCGGAACATGCATTTTAGCTTTTACGTACTATCACATTAACGCCCAGAATCATTTGTCAGAGGGCGGATTTGCAGGCTTAGCTCTGCTGGGGCATTATGCGTTTGGCATATCTCCAGCATGGAGTATGCTGATGCTTGATGTTCCTGTCATATTGCTGGCATGGGTACTGAAGGGCAAAAGATTTATGATGCTAGCATTAATCGGAGCCGTCGCCTTTTCACTGTTTTATGCAGGATTTGAGAAATACTCGACTCTGGTTATAGACCTGCATGGAAATCTGCTAATAGCAGCTCTACTTTGTGGGGTGCTCACAGGTTTAGGAGCCGGAATCGTACTGCGATTCGGTGGAGCAACCGGGGGCGATGATATTTTGTCTCTGCTGGTGAGCGAGTGGCGCGGATGGAAAATCGGCAACGTGTTTATTGTCAGTGACATCATCGTGCTAGGATTATCGCTGTTGTATCTGCCTGTGAAGGAAACAATGTTTACAATACTGGCTGTGTGGCTTGCCGGAAAAATAATTACATGGACGACCACGTTCCAATTGCACCGACCTGTGAAAAAGGTACTGCCAGCGGCTATTCCCGCTAAAAAGGTAGTTGCCAAAACAGTGCCGGTCGTCCACAGCCTTCGTCAATAA
- a CDS encoding AraC family transcriptional regulator, whose protein sequence is MSENMIQFVDTRTSSKHKNITDLILYNCGSEPCSPNQDFGPIARDFNLIHFVLKGRGKLVLDKETYNIEKGQAFLIPANKAAYYQADEYEPWEYSWVGFMGIKSEMYLQNISLVQDNPYVVSIGDITFFHSTILEMLRIGNNTLSSSLAIQGYLCHILAKLVHESGETMPVKQELPYSVQSINYMEKNYNGGIQINEVAEYLGLHPNYLTSVFKQEIGETPKQYLMNIRIKKACELLQDTSYSIQVISNSVGYSDQLTFSRAFKKMMGISPSAYRENIL, encoded by the coding sequence ATGAGTGAGAATATGATTCAATTTGTAGATACACGTACCAGTTCAAAACATAAAAATATTACAGATTTAATCCTATATAATTGTGGTTCCGAGCCTTGTTCTCCCAACCAGGACTTTGGGCCTATCGCCAGGGATTTCAATCTTATCCACTTCGTATTAAAGGGGAGAGGCAAACTGGTATTAGATAAGGAAACATATAACATAGAGAAAGGACAGGCTTTTTTAATCCCTGCCAATAAGGCCGCTTATTATCAAGCTGATGAGTACGAGCCATGGGAGTACAGCTGGGTGGGGTTTATGGGGATCAAATCCGAAATGTACTTGCAGAACATCTCTCTTGTTCAGGATAATCCGTATGTGGTAAGTATCGGAGACATCACTTTTTTTCATTCGACCATTCTTGAAATGCTTCGTATAGGGAATAATACGCTTTCTTCATCCTTGGCTATTCAGGGGTATTTGTGCCATATTCTCGCCAAGCTGGTGCATGAATCGGGTGAAACGATGCCTGTGAAACAAGAGCTTCCCTATTCAGTTCAATCTATCAACTATATGGAGAAAAACTACAACGGTGGCATTCAAATCAATGAGGTGGCAGAGTATCTCGGCCTTCACCCAAATTACTTAACCTCTGTTTTTAAGCAGGAAATAGGCGAAACACCAAAGCAATATTTAATGAACATTCGGATTAAAAAGGCATGCGAGCTGTTACAGGATACCAGTTACTCTATTCAAGTAATCTCCAATTCGGTCGGTTACTCGGATCAACTGACCTTTTCACGGGCGTTTAAAAAAATGATGGGCATTTCTCCCAGCGCTTATCGTGAAAATATTCTTTGA
- a CDS encoding DMT family transporter, whose product MSRSLYAALLLLSLIWGGSFMFIKVLLLHQVGPWTIVFLRSSFGLIFIILLMVLIRKPFKIKSIPWKSVILVACVNMVLPWTLIGFSETRIASSMASVLNATTPIWTMLVGLVFFGAIFHRLQWLGMGLAFIGIIILLGINPASIISVDPVGFGCMLLATLCYGFGTQLSKRFLSNLSMYQATFATLFGAAAGGGIMMVIVERPDLSIVSVPGVLGSLIGLGVLGSGVAYILFNYMILRGSAEFASSVTYFVPVSAIVWGFLLLNEHIGWNVLTGLVLILGGVFMANQRRTAKLRVITPSENKTHSGH is encoded by the coding sequence TTGTCACGTTCGTTATATGCAGCTTTATTATTGTTGAGCCTTATTTGGGGCGGTTCTTTTATGTTTATTAAGGTGTTATTGCTACATCAAGTAGGACCGTGGACCATTGTATTTCTGCGATCCAGTTTTGGTCTTATTTTTATCATCTTATTAATGGTTCTTATACGCAAGCCGTTTAAAATCAAAAGCATTCCGTGGAAATCGGTTATTCTGGTAGCATGTGTCAACATGGTTTTACCATGGACATTGATTGGTTTTAGTGAGACCAGAATAGCTAGCAGCATGGCTTCTGTATTGAATGCCACCACGCCAATATGGACTATGTTGGTGGGTCTTGTCTTCTTCGGAGCTATATTTCATCGCCTGCAGTGGTTAGGAATGGGGCTCGCTTTTATAGGAATTATTATTTTATTGGGTATTAATCCTGCCTCTATTATTTCTGTTGATCCGGTAGGTTTTGGATGTATGCTGCTTGCGACTCTCTGCTACGGATTTGGAACACAGCTCTCCAAACGTTTTCTCTCCAATCTTTCCATGTATCAGGCTACCTTTGCGACACTGTTTGGTGCGGCAGCAGGGGGTGGTATTATGATGGTAATTGTAGAGAGACCAGATTTGTCGATCGTTTCTGTTCCAGGAGTATTAGGTTCCCTAATAGGACTAGGAGTTTTGGGTTCAGGGGTAGCATATATCTTGTTCAACTATATGATTTTGCGGGGGAGTGCGGAATTCGCTTCTTCGGTAACGTATTTTGTACCAGTGAGTGCCATCGTATGGGGCTTTTTACTTCTGAATGAGCATATCGGCTGGAACGTGCTGACCGGGCTGGTTCTTATACTCGGGGGCGTATTTATGGCCAATCAGCGCAGAACAGCCAAACTAAGGGTAATAACTCCAAGTGAAAATAAAACACACTCAGGTCATTGA
- a CDS encoding transglycosylase domain-containing protein: MNPKRRPSSQKRSRWRIFGRVLLINIKWFSLAGVLGVLFAGGLISGYVAALVHDEPVRSRQLIYEKVNENALTSFVFFNDQVTPVGRMRMEEDRQLVDLKDVPQSIVDALISTEDSQFYEHHGVDLKGTARAVKQKLLNENRQTGGSTLTQQVARRVFLSLDKTDSRKVKEMLLALRMERFMGKDKILTAYLNKMPFGNGSAGYNLYGIKSASLGIFNVSDLHKLHIAQAAYLAGLPQLPSVYSAFDGKGNFDEEGFNKAMERQRVVLGRMLETGKLTLSEYNDALQFDVRATLAPHREKSYNTFPYLMLETEREAAQLLALQQNPNLTAAEISKPEHAELLQNTREELQRSGYRIYTTINKKIYSNMRQIAANPQNFSPYSKKKGLEQIAAIMIDHKTGAILGMIEGRDFNTEQMNYATQMTRQPGSAMKPIAAYLPALEKGYTQPAGLIDDSQIILKDGRKGYHIPKNYNRRYEGLMTAREALNRSINIPALRLFLYEVKIPNAWNFVRSLGITTIQPQDEHAQTGVLGGLSKGVSVEELTAAYGTIPNMGVYNAPHLISKITDANGKIVYEFKPQTKRVYSQQTAFLMTDMLRTVISDPRGTGKRLQKAFKSYGTIDIAGKTGTTQNFGDVWFMGYTPDVTLGVWAGYRQQVNTLSQEGHTRAQSVWALIMNEAVKDQPELFKNKHFIQPEGVVKVTVSSLTGKLPGRYSRQSGHLVTDWFNQKYVPTEVGREQLPRSARPVVPSKPDIKKEDVPEIKVPATDQEEVPPEETVPSVPDTDAEIEPPDENNDVPSTDTSQPSVENVPETPSESENQSGAPKTQPDEVIDPKPTTDQSNN, from the coding sequence ATGAACCCAAAACGTCGACCATCATCTCAAAAACGCAGTAGGTGGCGCATTTTTGGCAGAGTTTTGCTGATTAATATCAAGTGGTTCTCGCTTGCGGGTGTACTTGGAGTGCTGTTTGCCGGAGGTCTTATATCCGGTTATGTGGCGGCACTGGTTCATGATGAACCTGTACGATCACGTCAATTGATATATGAAAAGGTAAATGAGAATGCTCTGACCAGTTTTGTATTTTTTAATGATCAGGTAACTCCGGTTGGAAGAATGCGCATGGAAGAGGACCGACAGCTCGTTGACCTGAAGGATGTCCCTCAGTCCATTGTGGATGCCCTCATTTCAACAGAAGATAGCCAATTTTATGAGCACCATGGTGTAGATTTAAAGGGGACGGCTCGTGCTGTCAAACAGAAACTTTTGAATGAAAACCGCCAAACTGGCGGCAGTACACTGACGCAGCAGGTAGCCCGAAGAGTTTTCCTCAGTCTGGATAAAACGGACAGCCGAAAGGTGAAGGAAATGCTGCTGGCACTACGTATGGAGCGTTTTATGGGCAAAGACAAAATATTAACGGCTTACTTAAATAAAATGCCTTTTGGTAATGGTTCCGCTGGTTACAATTTGTATGGAATCAAGTCTGCTTCGTTAGGAATTTTTAATGTAAGTGATCTACATAAGCTTCATATTGCTCAAGCGGCTTATTTGGCAGGTCTTCCACAGCTGCCATCTGTTTATTCCGCTTTTGATGGTAAAGGGAATTTTGATGAAGAAGGTTTCAACAAAGCGATGGAGCGCCAACGTGTTGTGTTGGGAAGAATGCTGGAAACAGGCAAGCTCACACTGTCCGAATATAATGATGCGCTTCAATTTGATGTGAGAGCGACTCTTGCACCCCATCGCGAAAAAAGCTATAACACATTCCCTTATTTGATGCTGGAAACAGAGCGGGAGGCCGCACAGCTGTTAGCACTCCAGCAAAATCCGAATCTCACAGCAGCCGAGATTTCTAAGCCTGAGCATGCTGAACTTCTTCAAAATACGCGAGAAGAGTTGCAACGGTCCGGCTATCGAATTTATACAACGATAAACAAAAAAATTTATAGCAATATGCGACAGATTGCAGCTAATCCACAAAATTTTTCTCCATACAGTAAGAAGAAGGGACTAGAACAGATTGCGGCAATCATGATTGATCATAAAACAGGGGCTATCCTCGGTATGATCGAGGGCCGGGATTTTAATACCGAGCAAATGAACTATGCAACTCAAATGACACGTCAGCCCGGTTCTGCCATGAAGCCTATTGCTGCTTACTTACCTGCTTTGGAGAAGGGCTACACTCAGCCCGCCGGTCTTATTGATGATTCACAAATCATATTGAAAGACGGACGAAAGGGTTATCATATTCCTAAAAATTATAACAGAAGGTATGAGGGGCTTATGACAGCCCGTGAAGCACTCAATCGGTCAATTAACATCCCTGCACTGAGGCTGTTTTTATATGAAGTTAAAATTCCAAACGCTTGGAATTTTGTGCGTTCTCTTGGAATTACGACGATTCAGCCGCAGGATGAACATGCTCAAACAGGAGTTCTAGGTGGACTTAGTAAGGGGGTATCCGTCGAGGAACTGACCGCAGCATATGGGACAATTCCCAATATGGGCGTGTATAATGCACCTCACTTGATCAGTAAAATTACAGATGCCAACGGTAAGATTGTATATGAATTTAAACCACAGACGAAACGTGTATATTCGCAGCAAACCGCATTTTTGATGACGGATATGCTCAGAACCGTTATATCAGACCCAAGAGGAACTGGCAAACGTCTGCAAAAAGCTTTTAAGAGCTACGGTACCATTGATATTGCGGGTAAAACGGGTACGACACAGAACTTTGGTGATGTGTGGTTTATGGGATACACACCTGACGTTACGCTAGGCGTATGGGCTGGTTATCGTCAACAGGTTAATACATTATCTCAAGAAGGTCACACCAGAGCACAGTCGGTGTGGGCGTTGATCATGAATGAGGCGGTCAAGGACCAGCCTGAGCTTTTTAAGAATAAGCATTTTATACAGCCGGAAGGCGTTGTGAAAGTTACGGTATCTAGTCTTACAGGTAAGCTGCCAGGGCGCTATTCCCGCCAATCAGGTCACCTCGTGACTGACTGGTTTAACCAAAAGTACGTGCCGACCGAAGTCGGAAGAGAACAGCTTCCACGTTCTGCTAGACCAGTAGTTCCGTCCAAACCAGATATCAAGAAAGAAGATGTCCCTGAGATCAAGGTACCAGCAACAGATCAAGAGGAGGTTCCACCAGAGGAAACAGTTCCTTCTGTTCCTGACACAGACGCAGAGATCGAACCGCCTGATGAGAATAACGATGTGCCATCAACAGATACTTCGCAACCTTCTGTTGAAAACGTGCCGGAGACACCTTCTGAATCAGAGAACCAGAGTGGTGCTCCAAAAACTCAGCCTGATGAGGTTATCGATCCTAAACCAACGACTGATCAATCCAACAACTAA
- a CDS encoding GRP family sugar transporter, which translates to MYFDIVKLLVFPAWYFKGLHGRTHFTRGELHVDTLIAFIPAIGWGFMPILAQMTKASPREQLTGTVIGAVLFALCLYSYSPVNFQITPFIVSFVSGVFWSVGQLLQFQAFQKVSVSTAIPIICGLQLMGTTLFAALILGEWTTGYQFGIGLAALIFILSGILLTSYQGKSSGLSKPLPLQILVMLVCSGIALTLYVIINQIFHVSGLSVILPQSLGMLCSALLMNCKGGQKLHLVQVLRNLSTGLSWSVANLALFISNGLIGVAASFPISQASIAISCVGSILIFREKKSPGEWLRLLAGITVIMVGVGLISLVKL; encoded by the coding sequence GTGTATTTTGATATCGTAAAGCTGTTGGTTTTTCCTGCATGGTATTTTAAAGGATTGCACGGAAGAACTCACTTTACGAGAGGGGAACTGCATGTGGATACACTCATTGCCTTTATTCCAGCCATAGGCTGGGGATTCATGCCCATACTGGCGCAAATGACAAAAGCCAGTCCTCGCGAGCAACTGACGGGGACGGTCATCGGTGCCGTATTGTTCGCACTGTGCCTGTATTCGTACTCACCTGTTAACTTTCAAATCACACCATTTATTGTGAGCTTTGTCTCAGGTGTGTTTTGGTCCGTAGGACAGTTGCTTCAATTTCAAGCTTTCCAGAAAGTAAGCGTTTCAACGGCCATTCCCATTATTTGTGGGCTACAACTTATGGGAACGACGCTTTTTGCAGCACTAATCTTGGGCGAATGGACGACTGGGTACCAATTTGGTATTGGATTAGCAGCGCTTATATTTATTTTGTCTGGCATCTTGCTGACGAGCTATCAGGGCAAATCAAGTGGTTTGTCCAAGCCTTTACCCCTTCAAATTCTTGTCATGTTGGTTTGTTCGGGTATAGCCTTAACCTTGTATGTTATTATTAATCAAATCTTTCATGTTTCCGGTCTGTCGGTCATCTTACCGCAATCACTTGGCATGCTGTGTTCTGCGCTTTTAATGAACTGTAAGGGAGGGCAGAAGCTTCATCTGGTTCAGGTGCTGCGCAATTTGTCTACGGGTTTGTCGTGGAGCGTGGCAAATTTGGCGCTATTCATTTCGAATGGGCTTATTGGAGTCGCTGCCAGTTTTCCGATCTCTCAGGCGAGTATCGCCATCTCCTGCGTTGGCAGTATTCTGATTTTCAGGGAAAAGAAGAGTCCCGGCGAATGGCTTCGTCTACTGGCCGGCATTACGGTAATCATGGTCGGAGTGGGATTGATTAGCCTGGTCAAGCTCTGA